CCGGTGCATTTCCCTCGGCCCAGCTCGCCCTGGACGGCGATACCGATGTGCTGCTTGCCGAACTGGGCGAAGGCGCGGCAGCGACGTTGCGCGAGAAGCTGGCGCGCGCGCGCATCCGGGATGCGGAAGCGGGCCGTACCACGGTCGGGCCGCATCGGACCGATCTCGCCGTGCGACACACCCAAAAACGCGCCGATGCGCGCGAATGCTCGACCGGCGAGCAGAAGGCGCTGTTGATCTCGATCGTGCTGGCGGACGCCCGGGAGCTCAGCGCCGCCCGCGACGGCCATGCGCCCCTGCTGTTGCTGGACGAAGTCGCCGCCCATCTCGACGCGCGCCGCCGGACGGCGCTGTTCGAGGAAATCCTTGCGCTCGGCGCGCAGGCCTGGATGACGGGGACCGACCTGTCCCTGTTCGAAGGCCTTCAGGCGCGCGCCGACGTGTTTCATGTCAACGACGGCCAGTTCGTCCGTCAGGAGTAGGCCTTTGTCATCCATTCATCCCCTTACGATCTCTTGCGGCGCCATGGCCGCGGCGGTGCGCTGATGTCGGGCGACGGCAACATGCAGGCCGGCAACGAGCCGGGCAAAGACGCGGTCGAATACGGCGCCGACAGCATCAAGGTGCTCAAGGGCCTCGACGCCGTGCGCAAGCGGCCGGGCATGTATATCGGCGACACCGATGACGGCTCGGGCCTGCACCACATGGTCTACGAAGTCGTCGACAACGCGATCGACGAGGCGCTGGCCGGCTTTGCCACAAGCGTGAACGTCACGCTGAACGCCGACGGCTCGGTCACCGTGCGCGACAATGGCCGCGGCATCCCGACCGGCATCCATGAGGGCGAAGGCGTCTCGGCAGCCGAAGTCATCATGACCCAGCTCCACGCCGGCGGTAAGTTCGAGCAGAACGCCTACAAGGTCTCGGGCGGCCTGCACGGCGTCGGCGTCTCGGTGGTGAATGCGCTCAGCGAGTTTCTCGACCTGCGGATCTGGCGCGAGGGCAAGGAGCACTATATGCGCTTCCGCCACGGCGAGCCCGAGGCCCCCTTGCGCGTGGTCGCGGAGAACAACCAGGCCCGCGGCACGGAAGTGACCTTCCTGCCCTCGCCGCAGACCTTCACCAAGACGGAGTTCGACTTCGCGACGCTGGAGCACCGGCTGCGCGAGCTCGCCTTCCTGAATTCCGGCGTGACCATCGTTCTGGCGGACAAGCGCGGCGTCGAGCCGAAGGAGACCGTGCTGCACTACGAGGGCGGGCTCAAAGCGTTCGTGCAATATCTCGACCGCGCCAAGACCTCGCTGATTTCCGCGCCGATCATGATCATCGCGGAACGCGACGGCATGACGGTGGAGGTCGCGCTGACCTGGAACGACAGCTATCACGAGAGCATGCTGTGCTTCACCAACAACATCCCGCAGAAGGACGGCGGCACGCATCTGGCCGGCTTCCGTGCCGCGCTGACGCGCGTGGTGACGAAGTATGCCGACGAGATGTCGAGCGCCAAGAAGGACAAGGTGCCGCTGACCGGCGACGATTGCCGCGAGGGGCTGACCTGCGTGCTGTCGGTGAAGGTGCCGGATCCGAAATTCTCCTCGCAGACCAAGGAGAAGCTGGTCTCTTCGGAAGTGCGGCCCGTGGTCGAGAGCGTCGTCATCGACCAGCTCGGGCGCTGGCTCGAAGAACATCCCGGCGAAGCCAAGGCGATGGTCGGCAAGGTGCTGGAGGCGGCGCTGGCGCGCGAAGCGGCGCGCAAGGCGCGTGAGCTGACGCGGCGCAAGGGCGTGCTGGACGGCGCCTCGCTGCCCGGCAAGCTCGCCGACTGCCAGGAGCGCGACCCGGCCAAGTGCGAGATCTTCATCGTCGAGGGCGACAGCGCCGGCGGCAGCGCCAAGCAAGCGCGCAATCGCGAGAACCAGGCCGTGCTGCCGCTGCGCGGCAAGATCCTGAACATCGAGCGGGTGCGTTTCGACCGCATGCTGACCAGCGACTCCATCGTGTCGCTGATCACCGCGCTCGGCACCGGGATCGGCCGGGAAGAGTTCAATCCCGACAAGCTGCGCTACCACAAGATCATCATCATGACCGACGCCGATGTCGACGGCGCGCATATCCGCACGCTGCTGCTGACGTTCCTGTATCGCCAGATGCCGGAGCTGATCGACCGCGGCCATGTCTACATCGCGCAGCCGCCGCTCTACAAAGCGGCGCGCGGCAAGACGGAGCGCTACCTCAAGGACCAGGCGGAATACGACGACTACATCATCTCCGAAGGCTCGGAAGGGGCCGTGCTCGTGCTGCACAATGGCGAGACGCTGGCCGGCGCCGATTTCGATGCGGTGGTGGCAAAGGCGCGCAGCGCGGTGGCGGCGCTGAACGGCTTTCCGCAGCATTATCCGCGGTTCGTGCTGGAACAGGCGGCGATCGCGGGTGCGCTCAATCCGGAGGTGCTGGCGGATCCCGAGCGCGCGAGGACGACGGCAGCCTATATCGCGAAGCGGCTGGACCTTCTTTCGGATGAATTCGAGCGCGATTGGCATGGCGAGCCGACGCCCGATGGCGGGCTGAAGTTCTGGCGCGAGGTGCGCGGCGTGCGCGAGGCGGTGGCGCTCGACGGGCACCTGATCGACAGCGCCGATGCGCGCAAGCTCGACCGGATGGCCGCCGACCTGCAGCTGACCTATCTCAAAGCGGGGCAGATCAAGCGCAAGGACGAGACCGTCGACGTCCATGCCCCGAGCGGGCTGATCGACGCGGTGCTCGAATGGGGCCGCAAGGGCCTGTCGCTGCAGCGCTACAAAGGCCTGGGCGAGATGAATCCCGAGCAGCTATGGGAGACCACGCTGGACGAGAATGCCCGTACGCTGCTGCGCGTGAAGATCGAGCATGTCGACGAGGCGGACGATCTCTTCACCAAGCTGATGGGCGAAGTGGTCGAGCCGCGCCGTCTGTTCATCCAGGACAATGCGCTCAACGCGGCCCTGGACGTCTAGCGCGGCAACGCCGGCGCCGGGCCACAACCGGGCGCGCCTGCGTAGCGTGCAAATCCGCGATATGCGGTATTGACGTGCACTATATATAGTTACAACCTGTGATTGCATCGCATCCATAGGCGTGTTCCATGGGATTTCGCCTCTCGCGGGCAAGTCTGTTTCCTGGCGTAAGGCTGAACATCAACGGTGGCGGCATCAGCACGACGCTCGGCCTGCGCCAGGAGTGCAACGTCGGCATCGCGCGTTCCGCCAAGTCTCGCACCGCCGGCCGCGCCCCGGCGACGGCGCTGCTGCTCGACATTGAGGACGAGGTCGCCGTCGCGACCGCCGACGCCTCGACGAGCGTCGGACTTTTCGCGCTGCACAACCTGCTCGACAAGGCGCTGCGCCGGCGCGCCGAGCTGTGCGCGGCGCTCTTGCGCGCGGAGCAGCATGAGCACCGCGCCCGTTTCGCCTTGTCGGCGGCGCAACGCTTTCTCCTGCGCCTTGCCTTCCGCCGCCGGCTCGCCACGATCGCCCGCAAAGCGTTCGAGGCGCGCAAGACCTGCGAGCGTCTGAACGGCGAGCTCGCCGCCTGCGTGATCGACGTCGATTTCGGGCTCGGGGCCAAGGCGATGGAGACGTTCGACATCCTGGTCGACGCCTTCGCGGCCTTGGGGCGGAGCGACGGCGTATGGGACGTCACGGCGGCGGCGGCGCTGGAGCGCCAGGCAAGGCCGGGTGCGAAGATGCCGCGGACGCCGGTTGCCTTCGCCGCCGAAGGCCTCGACATCGTGCGCAGCGACGCCAGGGCGTTGCGGCTGCCGAGCGCGCAAGGCACGACCCTGATCATCTATCCCACGGTCGCGATCCTGTGGCGCGGCACGGACGACTTCGTGCTGTTCGACGCGCGCGACATCCGCCTCGCGATCTCGGCGCACAGCGTCTGCGAGGACGGCGTCGTGCCGGACGACGCGGAGCTGACGGGCCATACCTGGAAGGTCGCCAATCGCGACGGCTCGCGCGACCGCAGCGCCCCTCGCAATCGGCAGATTCCCATCCTGCGTTATGGCAGCATCGCGCTTCGCAGCGAAGCCGGCGGCGACGTGAACTACCTCGTCAGCAGCTATGCGCTGGCGGGCCGTTTCCGCGGCGCCTGGTATGAATTCCGGTCCAGGCTGCGCACCGCGCAGGATGTCGCGCCCTGGCGCATGCCCGAGCCGACCACCACCGAAGACTTTACGCCACCGGAAAGCTTCGTCGCGCCCGTTCCCGCGGTGTCGCTGTTCGCCGATGGATTCACGCTCGGCTTGTGCGCGCTGATCCTTGTCGCCGCGCTCGCCTGGCGTGCGGTGCCTGTGAAGGAGATCGCGCCGCAGTCGTCGACCGCAACCGCCGCGGCCGTGCCGGCGGGGAAACGCGAGGTCGTCCTGGTGATGGAGGACGCCGCGATCATCCGGGCCGCGCCGGACGAAGCTTCGGCCATTCTCGCCCGCGCCAGATTCGGCGACATCTTCGAGTTCTATGCGCGGCGCGGAGCCTGGCTACAGCTCGGCCACAAGCAGCCGCTCGGCTGGGTGCGCGCATCGCAGGTTTCGCTGCCGGCACCGTGAGCCGCCGCAAATCGCCGGCAGGACGCCGACTTACGCCCGCGCGCTCACCAGCCAGCAGGCAATGCGCGGCCGGATGCCTTCGGGCGTCCGGAGCTTTTCGAACGCGGTTTTCACCGCCAGACGCACCTGCTCGCGCGTCGCGTCGTCCACATCGTTGAGGGCCCGCGACAGGGGCCCCAGATGGGTCATCTGGAAGGCCGCGTGATCGGCGCTTGGACCAAGATCCATGCGGCCGTCGAGCTTCTCGATCTTTACGTCGGCAAAGCCGGCCTTCTCGAGGATGTCCTGCGTGCGTTCCGGATCGGCGAAGGCAAAGGGCCCAGGCGCGAGCGGATCGGCCGGCGGCTGCGCCGGGAGCAGATCCTTCGCCGCCGCGGCCGGGATGCCGACCCATTCGTTCTCCGCGACAGGACGCCAGCAGACGAAGGCGAGACGGCCACCGGGCTTGAGCGCCTTGCGGA
The nucleotide sequence above comes from Rhizomicrobium sp.. Encoded proteins:
- the gyrB gene encoding DNA topoisomerase (ATP-hydrolyzing) subunit B, producing the protein MSGDGNMQAGNEPGKDAVEYGADSIKVLKGLDAVRKRPGMYIGDTDDGSGLHHMVYEVVDNAIDEALAGFATSVNVTLNADGSVTVRDNGRGIPTGIHEGEGVSAAEVIMTQLHAGGKFEQNAYKVSGGLHGVGVSVVNALSEFLDLRIWREGKEHYMRFRHGEPEAPLRVVAENNQARGTEVTFLPSPQTFTKTEFDFATLEHRLRELAFLNSGVTIVLADKRGVEPKETVLHYEGGLKAFVQYLDRAKTSLISAPIMIIAERDGMTVEVALTWNDSYHESMLCFTNNIPQKDGGTHLAGFRAALTRVVTKYADEMSSAKKDKVPLTGDDCREGLTCVLSVKVPDPKFSSQTKEKLVSSEVRPVVESVVIDQLGRWLEEHPGEAKAMVGKVLEAALAREAARKARELTRRKGVLDGASLPGKLADCQERDPAKCEIFIVEGDSAGGSAKQARNRENQAVLPLRGKILNIERVRFDRMLTSDSIVSLITALGTGIGREEFNPDKLRYHKIIIMTDADVDGAHIRTLLLTFLYRQMPELIDRGHVYIAQPPLYKAARGKTERYLKDQAEYDDYIISEGSEGAVLVLHNGETLAGADFDAVVAKARSAVAALNGFPQHYPRFVLEQAAIAGALNPEVLADPERARTTAAYIAKRLDLLSDEFERDWHGEPTPDGGLKFWREVRGVREAVALDGHLIDSADARKLDRMAADLQLTYLKAGQIKRKDETVDVHAPSGLIDAVLEWGRKGLSLQRYKGLGEMNPEQLWETTLDENARTLLRVKIEHVDEADDLFTKLMGEVVEPRRLFIQDNALNAALDV
- a CDS encoding SH3 domain-containing protein, with protein sequence MGFRLSRASLFPGVRLNINGGGISTTLGLRQECNVGIARSAKSRTAGRAPATALLLDIEDEVAVATADASTSVGLFALHNLLDKALRRRAELCAALLRAEQHEHRARFALSAAQRFLLRLAFRRRLATIARKAFEARKTCERLNGELAACVIDVDFGLGAKAMETFDILVDAFAALGRSDGVWDVTAAAALERQARPGAKMPRTPVAFAAEGLDIVRSDARALRLPSAQGTTLIIYPTVAILWRGTDDFVLFDARDIRLAISAHSVCEDGVVPDDAELTGHTWKVANRDGSRDRSAPRNRQIPILRYGSIALRSEAGGDVNYLVSSYALAGRFRGAWYEFRSRLRTAQDVAPWRMPEPTTTEDFTPPESFVAPVPAVSLFADGFTLGLCALILVAALAWRAVPVKEIAPQSSTATAAAVPAGKREVVLVMEDAAIIRAAPDEASAILARARFGDIFEFYARRGAWLQLGHKQPLGWVRASQVSLPAP
- a CDS encoding class I SAM-dependent methyltransferase, whose product is MTEPANADQIAFWNGATGLKWTEFRSDMDRNLQDASAGVLNLARARSGERVLDIGCGAGQTTRILANAVSPGGQVTGVDISAPLLAVARAASASVHNVEFIEADAAFQAFEPVHDLVFSRFGVMFFDDPPAAFANIRKALKPGGRLAFVCWRPVAENEWVGIPAAAAKDLLPAQPPADPLAPGPFAFADPERTQDILEKAGFADVKIEKLDGRMDLGPSADHAAFQMTHLGPLSRALNDVDDATREQVRLAVKTAFEKLRTPEGIRPRIACWLVSARA